A window from Syntrophales bacterium encodes these proteins:
- a CDS encoding winged helix-turn-helix domain-containing protein: MARQIQISVDEVARAKQLRDQAATISEYRQALSILLVAEQGLDADRVAEILGTSRRTVFRDRSNIRNQDDTPKNLWGGRRHCSMTIEEEQEFLSQWIDKATVGGVLTVPPIHEALVNRLGRNIPISTTYRLLARHNWRKVQPDTKHPKSNPDLQDEFKKNSPKRWKPPV; the protein is encoded by the coding sequence ATGGCAAGACAGATTCAAATCAGCGTTGACGAGGTGGCGAGAGCTAAACAATTGCGTGATCAAGCAGCAACAATATCCGAGTATCGACAGGCGCTTTCCATACTGCTCGTGGCAGAGCAAGGCCTTGATGCAGATCGGGTTGCAGAAATACTTGGTACAAGTCGCCGCACTGTTTTTCGTGATCGCAGCAATATTCGCAATCAAGACGACACTCCGAAGAACTTATGGGGAGGGCGTCGTCATTGTTCTATGACAATCGAAGAAGAACAAGAGTTTCTTTCTCAATGGATTGATAAGGCAACAGTCGGAGGAGTTTTAACAGTTCCACCCATTCATGAGGCACTGGTTAACCGTTTGGGTAGAAACATTCCCATATCGACAACCTATAGGTTATTGGCACGCCATAATTGGAGGAAAGTGCAACCAGATACAAAGCATCCCAAAAGTAACCCAGACTTGCAGGACGAATTTAAAAAAAATTCTCCGAAACGGTGGAAACCGCCTGTGTAA
- the pap gene encoding polyphosphate:AMP phosphotransferase has product MFESAELGHKIDRQTFDRDVPGLREDLLNAQYDLLRSGKFSVLIVVGGVDGAGKSETVSVLNEWMDPRHIHTHAFSEPYDEESERPYMWRFWRALPPKGSTGIFYGAWHSAPIIGRVLGNLKSAQLDQATEEIIRFERMLSDEGTLILKFWFHLSKEQQKKRLKELQKDPRTRWRVTDSDWERFKSYDKFRKISEHFLRKTSTAEAPWIVVEGLDHNYRTLTVGRLLQQAIRERLDDEPVKRLPDRIPPIPPQIDGKDVLTALPTARAISKGKYEKELESWQGRLSTLTRHPRFKKFSVVLVFEGQDAAGKGGAIRRVMGALDARIYQGIPVAAPTEEERAQPYLWRFWRHIPRRGHFAIFDRSWYGRVLVERVEGFCSESDWARAYSEINDFELQLVRNKTILVKFWLQINKEEQLKRFKEREKTSFKRFKITEEDWRNREKWDLYHTAVCDMVDRTSTEIAPWRIVAADNKYAARIDILKTVVKNIEAVL; this is encoded by the coding sequence ATGTTTGAATCAGCGGAGCTTGGACACAAGATTGACAGACAGACTTTCGATCGCGACGTTCCCGGGTTGCGCGAGGATTTGTTGAATGCCCAGTATGATCTTCTCCGGAGCGGAAAGTTTTCCGTGCTCATTGTTGTCGGCGGGGTCGATGGGGCAGGCAAGAGCGAGACGGTCAGCGTCTTGAATGAATGGATGGATCCTCGGCATATACATACTCATGCGTTTTCTGAGCCTTACGATGAGGAGTCTGAGCGGCCCTACATGTGGCGTTTTTGGCGGGCGCTCCCGCCGAAGGGCAGTACAGGTATTTTTTACGGCGCCTGGCATTCCGCACCGATAATCGGAAGGGTGCTGGGTAATTTGAAATCCGCCCAACTCGATCAGGCGACCGAAGAGATCATCCGGTTTGAGCGGATGCTCAGTGATGAAGGAACGCTGATTCTGAAATTCTGGTTTCATCTTTCCAAAGAACAGCAGAAAAAACGTCTCAAGGAGCTCCAGAAGGATCCCCGCACGCGCTGGCGGGTCACTGACAGTGACTGGGAACGCTTCAAAAGTTATGACAAATTCCGGAAAATATCAGAACATTTTCTGAGAAAGACGAGCACCGCGGAGGCGCCCTGGATCGTTGTGGAAGGGCTTGACCATAATTACCGCACTCTGACAGTGGGCAGGCTGCTACAGCAGGCGATACGCGAAAGACTTGACGATGAACCCGTCAAACGTTTGCCTGATAGAATACCACCGATACCTCCCCAGATAGATGGCAAGGACGTCCTCACCGCTTTGCCCACCGCAAGGGCAATAAGTAAGGGAAAATATGAAAAAGAGCTGGAGAGCTGGCAGGGACGTCTTAGTACCCTTACGCGTCATCCAAGATTCAAAAAGTTTTCTGTCGTTCTGGTTTTTGAGGGTCAGGACGCGGCTGGGAAGGGCGGCGCTATCCGGCGGGTAATGGGGGCGCTCGACGCCCGCATCTATCAGGGAATTCCCGTTGCCGCTCCCACCGAAGAGGAAAGGGCCCAGCCCTATCTCTGGCGTTTCTGGAGGCATATTCCTCGTCGCGGACACTTTGCGATATTCGATCGCTCCTGGTATGGCCGGGTGCTGGTTGAACGGGTTGAAGGGTTCTGCTCTGAAAGCGACTGGGCGCGCGCCTACTCGGAGATAAACGATTTCGAACTTCAGCTCGTCCGCAACAAGACAATTCTCGTCAAGTTCTGGTTGCAGATAAACAAGGAGGAGCAATTGAAAAGATTCAAGGAGCGGGAAAAGACTTCGTTCAAGCGCTTCAAGATTACCGAGGAAGACTGGCGAAACAGGGAAAAATGGGATCTGTACCATACGGCGGTATGCGACATGGTTGACAGAACATCTACGGAGATCGCCCCGTGGCGGATAGTGGCTGCTGACAACAAGTATGCCGCGCGCATCGATATTTTGAAGACGGTTGTCAAAAATATTGAGGCGGTTTTATGA
- a CDS encoding transposase — MFQDEARFGRMSDPRSCWAPSPHRPVVNLALVREFRYEYAAVSPWDGDIDFMTTEKMNTENMSLFLDQVSMAHSEEFIVMVVDGASSHKSKDLQIPGNMSLIRLPPYSPELNPAEQIWRMLRHEYFANRVFDELDAAIKQAELGLKNMAANKSATKSLTNWPWISAILKA; from the coding sequence ATGTTCCAGGATGAAGCCCGCTTCGGAAGGATGAGCGATCCCCGCTCCTGTTGGGCTCCTTCACCCCATAGACCGGTAGTAAACTTGGCGTTAGTCCGTGAATTTCGTTATGAATATGCGGCGGTTAGCCCTTGGGATGGCGATATTGATTTCATGACCACGGAGAAGATGAATACAGAGAACATGTCCCTTTTTTTGGACCAAGTCAGCATGGCGCACAGCGAGGAGTTCATAGTTATGGTGGTAGATGGTGCTTCTTCGCATAAAAGTAAAGACCTGCAAATTCCCGGAAACATGTCGCTTATTAGACTGCCGCCATATTCACCAGAGCTGAATCCGGCAGAACAAATTTGGAGAATGCTTCGGCATGAGTACTTTGCCAACCGCGTCTTTGATGAACTTGATGCAGCCATAAAGCAAGCCGAATTGGGATTGAAAAATATGGCAGCAAATAAATCGGCAACCAAAAGTTTGACCAACTGGCCTTGGATTAGTGCCATCTTGAAAGCATAA